The following proteins are encoded in a genomic region of Saccharomyces mikatae IFO 1815 strain IFO1815 genome assembly, chromosome: 9:
- the FYV10 gene encoding glucose-induced degradation complex subunit FYV10 (similar to Saccharomyces cerevisiae FYV10 (YIL097W); ancestral locus Anc_2.279), translating to MAEKSIFNEPDVDFHLKLNQQLFHIPYELLSKRVKHTQAVINKETKSLHELTSALNEIFKHNDVEHDKVALANITGMIRKIDDIEKFLSMQIKSYCQILNRIKKRLEFFHELKDIKSQSSEISNDENDHNTRNKLIQWYQSYTNILIGDYLTRNNPIKYNSETNEHWNSGVVFLKQIQLDDLIDYDVLLEANRISTSLLHEHDLLPLISWINDNKKILTKKLSILEFQARLQEYIELLKADNYTDAIFCFQKFLLPFVQSNFADLKLASGLLIFIKYCNKQKPNFFSSSSGFNAAEIKSRNLPIKKDQIFQHFFHKSLPRSTFDSETDTTKYDKSSLINLQNGDFERYFNLLNDERWSVLNDLFLDDFYSMYGISQNDPLLIYLSLGISSLKTRDCLHPSDDEKENKELESSIIAQGEVEDLQIFTLHSLKRKNCPVCSETFKPITQSLPFAHHIQSQLFENPVLLPNGNIYDSKKLKKLAKTLKKQNLISLGPGQIMDPVDMKIFCESDSIKMYPT from the coding sequence GAACCTGATGTGGACTTccatttgaaattgaatcAACAATTATTTCACATTCCTTATGAACTACTGTCCAAACGTGTTAAGCATACTCAAGCAGTAATCAATAAGGAAACTAAGTCACTTCACGAACTCACTAGTGCAttaaatgaaatatttaAACATAATGATGTTGAACACGATAAAGTAGCACTAGCAAATATAACTGGAATGATTAGAAAGATTGATGacatagaaaaattcttgagTATGCAAATTAAATCCTACTGTCAGATTTTAAAcagaataaagaaaaggctGGAGTTTTTCCACGAACTAAAGGACATTAAGTCTCAAAGTTCAGAAATCTCAAATGACGAAAATGACCACAATACCAGGAACAAGTTGATTCAGTGGTATCAAAGTTATACAAATATATTGATTGGAGACTACTTAACGAGAAATAACCCAATCAAATATAATTCAGAGACAAACGAGCACTGGAACTCAGGTGTGgtttttttgaaacagatTCAATTGGATGATCTCATCGATTATGATGTTCTCTTGGAGGCTAATAGGATCTCGACTTCGCTATTACATGAGCATGATCTTTTACCCCTAATTTCATGGATAAACGATAACAAAAAGATTCTGACCAAGAAATTATCTATATTAGAGTTTCAAGCAAGATTGCAAGAATATATTGAATTATTGAAGGCAGACAATTACACAGACGCTATATTTTGCTTccaaaagtttcttttgcCATTCGTTCAAAGTAATTTCGCCGATTTAAAGTTAGCATCGGGACTCttaatttttatcaaatattGCAATAAGCAAAAGccaaatttcttctcttccaGTTCGGGATTTAATGCTGCAGAAATTAAGTCACGAAACTTACCTATtaaaaaagatcaaatttttcaacatttttttcataaatcTTTACCAAGAAGTACTTTCGATTCAGAAACGGATACAACCAAGTATGACAAGAGTTCCTTAAtaaatttacaaaatggAGATTTTGAAAGGTATTTTAATTTGTTAAACGATGAACGATGGTCAGTATTGAATGATTTATTCTTGGATGACTTCTATTCCATGTATGGCATATCACAAAATGATCCGTTACTAATATATTTGTCACTAGGCATATCATCGTTAAAGACAAGAGATTGTCTGCACCcttctgatgatgaaaaggaaaataaagagcTGGAATCTTCTATTATAGCACAAGGTGAAGTCGAAGACTTACAGATATTTACACTGCATTCgttaaaaaggaaaaattgtCCAGTTTGCAGTGAGACTTTCAAACCAATAACACAGTCGTTGCCATTTGCTCATCACATCCAGTCTCAATTATTTGAGAATCCGGTATTGTTACCGAATGGAAACATATATGACagtaaaaaattgaaaaaactagcCAAAACGCTGAAGAAGCAAAATTTAATATCTTTAGGTCCAGGTCAAATTATGGATCCAGTCGACATGAAAATCTTCTGCGAGTCTGATTCCATTAAAATGTATCCGACGTAG
- the BMT5 gene encoding 25S rRNA (uracil2634-N3)-methyltransferase (similar to Saccharomyces cerevisiae YIL096C; ancestral locus Anc_2.280) produces the protein MARKLKGKIGSKGLKGALLRHQAKVKLVKNIESKQNHELKKRKLNTSNKKVKKNQELQKLNQEKFIPFEKDETIMLCGEGDFSFARSIVEQGYVESENLIITSYDNSVDELKSKYPHTFEDNYHFLKDLKIPIFFQIDVTKLVKSFKISKNNTWFKIINRFGDHNWGNKSLQNILFNFPHNGKGIKDQERNIREHQQLVFTFFQNSLQLFNLINTKVQNDALRYTQGYDINDNTPRAKKLTSEGYGNIILSVFDGEPYDSWQIKLLARKNGLTLSRSNKFQWENFPGYHHRRTNSEQDTTKPAKERDARFYIFSKYLSGSSKHNRKNKNGSDSDSD, from the coding sequence ATGGCTAGGAAGttgaaaggaaaaattggAAGTAAAGGCCTAAAAGGCGCTTTGTTAAGACATCAAGCTAAAGTGAAGttagtgaaaaatattgaaagtAAGCAAAATCatgaattgaagaaaagaaagttgaaCACTAGTAAcaagaaagtgaaaaaaaaccaagaaTTGCAAAAGCTtaaccaagaaaaatttataccttttgaaaaagatgaaaccATAATGCTTTGTGGTGAAGgtgatttttcatttgcCAGATCCATTGTTGAACAAGGGTATGTTGAAAGTGAGAATTTAATTATAACGAGCTACGATAATTCTGTGGATGAGTTGAAGTCGAAATATCCACATACTTTTGAGGATAATTACCACTTCTTGAAAGACCTAAAAATCCCAATATTTTTCCAGATTGACGTTACGAAACTAGTAAAAAGCTTCAAAATCTCCAAAAATAACACTTGGTTTAAGATAATCAACAGATTTGGCGATCATAATTGGGGTAACAAGTCTTTACaaaatatattatttaatttTCCTCATAATGGAAAAGGTATTAaagatcaagaaagaaatattagAGAGCATCAACAATTAGTTTTCAcgttttttcaaaattcctTACAATTGTTCAATCTCATAAACACAAAAGTTCAAAATGATGCTCTTCGTTATACACAAGGTTATGATATTAATGACAACACTCCCAGGGCTAAAAAATTGACCTCTGAAGGTTATGGGAATATTATTCTGTCGGTTTTTGACGGAGAGCCTTACGATTCATGGCAAATAAAGCTACTAGCCAGAAAAAATGGACTTACTCTTAGTAGATCTAACAAATTCCAGTGGGAGAATTTTCCGGGGTATCATCACAGAAGAACAAATAGTGAACAAGATACCACGAAACCTGCGAAGGAGCGTGATGCTAGGTTTTACATCTTTAGTAAATATCTCTCAGGCAGTTCAAAACATAACcgtaaaaataaaaacggATCTGATTCTGATTCTGACTGA
- the PRK1 gene encoding serine/threonine protein kinase PRK1 (similar to Saccharomyces cerevisiae PRK1 (YIL095W) and ARK1 (YNL020C); ancestral locus Anc_2.284): MNAPQISLYEPGTILTVGSHHAKIIKYLTSGGFAQVYTAEISPPDPYTNANIACLKRVIVPDKQGLNTLRAEVDAMKLLKNNKHVVSYIDSHAAKSVNGVAYEVFVLMEFCERGGLIDFMNTRLQNRLRESEILEIMSQTVQGIAAMHALQPPLIHRDIKIENVLISHNGLYKVCDFGSVSGVIRPPRNTQEFNYVQHDILTNTTAQYRSPEMIDLYRGLPIDEKSDIWALGIFLYKICYYTTPFEKSGEAGILHARYQYPPFPQYSDRLKNLIRLMLMETPSKRPNICQVLEEVSRLQIKPCPIRNFYLLRAMSQTAQLASEPPSMKYVPTQKFLPAQGLQSMKPISNMIPVSHVRTTPNLSTLPRSIDDNNMTDVTKQISLQFVGDSNVDTPLKKTKSVPLSDDFASLYYRELHPFQKSQTFKSVENFQSPQRRSMPPSSLPPANSIILDKTPTMNRPNNYVDSETQTTDIITMSGSKLSPALTNKPVNSQKEFIAPENVSGGNIVRSLSSKLKKVITGESRGSSPIKSRQNTGDSTRSALGMLRHGFTGSSMNNNRSASFDSNNGSSNNNSVNRRLGSSSTSSLSVFNPDTKRQEEIDKKQKLENRRSMPSSILSDFDQHERINSRTGSRDYYRSHSPVKKIQTTSKSAPKPITKPVIGDININQEKKESIQRRVHNLLKSSEDPLTYKSASGYGKYTDTDTETSNRHSSVRITPITEEKFKSRNKNGLSNNKTKDNDRHKSRPPRPPPKPLHLRAEIQKVRSSSRLHSGELSSERISSDATETIVEVNVDDLEADFRKRFPSKV; this comes from the coding sequence ATGAATGCTCCACAGATTAGCCTGTATGAACCTGGGACAATATTGACTGTCGGATCACATCACGCCAAGATCATCAAATATCTTACAAGTGGAGGGTTTGCACAGGTCTATACTGCTGAAATTTCACCTCCTGATCCATATACCAATGCCAATATAGCATGTTTGAAAAGGGTCATTGTCCCCGATAAACAAGGTTTGAATACTTTGAGAGCTGAAGTAGATGCTATGAAACTcctgaaaaataataagcACGTTGTTTCTTACATAGACTCTCATGCAGCAAAATCAGTAAATGGTGTAGCGTATGAGGTATTTGTATTAATGGAATTTTGTGAACGTGGAGGACTTATAGATTTTATGAACACTAGATTACAAAATAGATTACGAGAGTCAGAAATATTGGAAATCATGAGCCAGACGGTTCAGGGTATTGCCGCCATGCACGCTCTACAACCACCGTTAATTCATCGAGACATCAAAATTGAGAATGTACTTATTTCCCATAATGGCCTGTATAAAGTCTGTGATTTTGGTTCCGTTTCCGGTGTAATAAGGCCACCTAGAAATACACAAGAGTTTAACTACGTTCAGCATGATATCTTAACAAATACTACAGCGCAGTATAGGTCACCTGAAATGATCGATTTGTATAGAGGTTTGCctattgatgaaaaatctGACATTTGGGCTCTGGGCATCTTTCTTTATAAAATATGCTACTATACCAcaccatttgaaaaaagtggCGAAGCTGGCATACTGCATGCAAGATACCAATATCCACCTTTCCCTCAGTACAGTGATAGAttaaaaaacttgataCGCCTGATGTTAATGGAAACACCGTCAAAAAGACCAAATATTTGTCAAGTTTTGGAGGAGGTTTCCAGGCTACAGATTAAACCTTGTCCAATTCGAAATTTTTACTTACTAAGAGCAATGAGTCAGACTGCGCAATTAGCAAGCGAACCACCTTCTATGAAGTATGTCCCAACACAGAAATTTCTTCCTGCACAAGGCCTGCAAAGTATGAAGCCAATATCGAATATGATTCCTGTAAGTCATGTCAGAACTACCCCCAATCTGAGCACATTACCTAGATCTATTGACGATAACAATATGACAGATGTAACAAAACAAATTTCCTTACAGTTTGTGGGCGATTCAAATGTGGATACTCCCTTAAAGAAAACGAAATCCGTTCCACTCTCTGATGATTTTGCATCACTATATTATAGAGAACTacatccttttcaaaagtcGCAAACTTTTAAATCAGTGGAGAACTTCCAGTCTCCACAAAGAAGGTCAATGCCGCCATCATCACTTCCTCCTGCTAACAGCATTATTTTAGATAAAACACCTACAATGAACCGTCCAAATAACTATGTTGATTCGGAGACGCAAACTACAGATATCATAACCATGTCTGGTTCAAAACTATCACCTGCCCTTACGAACAAACCAGTAAATTCCCAAAAAGAATTTATCGCCCCAGAGAATGTGAGTGGAGGCAACATTGTGCGTTCACTAAGCTCTaagttgaagaaagttATCACTGGGGAGTCTCGCGGTAGTTCTCCAATTAAATCAAGGCAAAATACTGGTGACAGTACTAGGTCCGCACTTGGTATGCTTCGCCATGGATTCACAGGAAGTTCAATGAACAACAACAGGTCAGCTTCTTTTGATAGCAATAATGGTAGCAGTAATAACAATAGTGTGAACAGGAGATTGGGCTCGTCGTCGACTTCATCATTGTCTGTTTTCAATCCTGATACTAAAAGACAAGAGGAAATAGataaaaaacagaaattaGAAAACCGGCGTAGCATGCCTTCTTCGATTTTGTCAGATTTTGACCAGCATGAAAGAATTAACTCAAGAACTGGATCAAGAGATTATTACAGATCTCACTCTCCAGTCAAGAAAATACAAACAACATCAAAATCGGCACCGAAGCCCATTACAAAACCAGTTATTGGCGATATCAACATAAAtcaggaaaagaaggaatcGATCCAAAGAAGAGTGCATAACTTACTAAAGAGTTCTGAAGATCCTTTGACATACAAATCCGCATCAGGGTATGGTAAATATACGGATACTGACACAGAAACCTCTAATCGACATTCAAGTGTGAGAATAACACCAATTAccgaagaaaaattcaaaagcCGCAATAAAAATGGACTGTCAAACAATAAGACGAAGGACAATGATAGACATAAATCAAGACCACCGCGCCCACCTCCCAAACCATTACATTTAAGAGCAGAAATTCAGAAGGTAAGAAGTTCTAGTCGTTTACACTCCGGAGAACTCTCAAGTGAAAGAATTTCCAGTGATGCCACTGAGACTATCGTTGAAGTTAACGTAGATGACTTAGAAGCTGATTTCAGAAAAAGGTTTCCTAGTAAAGTGTAA
- the LYS12 gene encoding homoisocitrate dehydrogenase (similar to Saccharomyces cerevisiae LYS12 (YIL094C); ancestral locus Anc_2.287) — protein MLRSVATRLSTCRGLATNAARKSLTIGLIPGDGIGKEVIPAGKQVLENLNSKHGLSFNFIDLYAGFQTFQETGKALPDETVKVLKEQCQGALFGAVQSPTTKVEGYSSPIVALRREMGLFANVRPVKSVEGGKDKPIDMVIVRENTEDLYIKIEKTYIDKATGTRVADATKRISEIATRRIATIAMDIALKRLQTRGEATLTVTHKSNVLSQSDGLFREICKEVYESNKDKYGQIKYNEQIVDSMVYRLFREPQCFDVIVAPNLYGDILSDGAAALVGSLGVVPSANVGPEIVIGEPCHGSAPDIAGKGIANPIATIRSTALMLEFLGHNNAAQDIYKAVDANLREGAIKTPDLGGKASTQQVVEDVLSRL, from the coding sequence ATGTTGAGATCTGTTGCTACTAGATTATCTACTTGTCGTGGGTTAGCAACCAATGCTGCTCGTAAATCACTCACTATCGGTCTTATTCCAGGCGATGGTATTGGTAAGGAAGTCATTCCAGCCGGTAAGCAAGTTTTAGAAAACCTGAACTCCAAACACGGCTTAAGCTTCAACTTCATCGATCTTTATGCTGGTTTCCAAACATTCCAAGAAACTGGAAAGGCATTGCCTGACGAGACTGTCAAAGTGTTGAAGGAACAATGTCAAGGTGCTCTTTTCGGTGCTGTTCAGTCCCCAACTACAAAAGTGGAAGGTTATTCGTCTCCAATTGTTGCTCTAAGGAGGGAAATGGGCCTATTCGCTAATGTTCGTCCTGTCAAGTCTGTAGAAGGAGGCAAGGATAAACCAATTGACATGGTTATCGTGAGAGAAAACACTGAAGACTTGTACattaaaattgaaaaaacataTATTGATAAGGCTACAGGAACAAGGGTTGCCGATGCCACAAAGAGAATATCGGAAATCGCAACAAGAAGAATAGCAACCATCGCAATGGACAttgctttgaaaagattacAGACAAGGGGTGAAGCCACTTTGACGGTTACACATAAATCTAATGTTTTGTCTCAAAGTGATGGACTATTTAGGGAAATCTGTAAGGAAGTTTACGAATCCAACAAAGACAAATATGGTCAAATCAAATACAACGAGCAAATTGTGGATTCCATGGTTTATAGGTTGTTTAGAGAGCCACAGTGTTTTGACGTGATAGTAGCTCCAAATTTATACGGTGATATCTTATCTGATGGTGCTGCTGCTTTAGTGGGCTCATTGGGTGTTGTTCCAAGTGCCAACGTCGGCCCAGAAATTGTCATTGGTGAACCATGTCATGGTTCTGCACCAGATATCGCTGGTAAAGGTATTGCTAATCCAATTGCTACCATAAGATCCACTGCTTTAATGTTGGAATTCTTGGGCCATAACAATGCTGCTCAAGATATTTACAAAGCCGTTGATGCTAACTTGAGAGAGGGCGCCATCAAGACTCCAGATTTAGGTGGAAAGGCTTCCACTCAACAAGTTGTTGAAGACGTTTTGTCAAGATTATAA
- the RSM25 gene encoding mitochondrial 37S ribosomal protein mS23 (similar to Saccharomyces cerevisiae RSM25 (YIL093C); ancestral locus Anc_2.290) has translation MKIQTNAVNVLQRTSAYLKSGLLKDTPAWYNVVASIPPSTKFTREPHFENPSNGHTIGRLVDVIENQHTNSNGLYKTRPNTNDKRIGVKKLYKPPKLTYVEDRLRTLFYKQHPWELSRPKILVENEIGDEDYDWSHMLQLGKPLDGESVIQRTMYLLKTKQYENTVEAYDHARYEFYALRMQEETQQQVALEEAEMFGSIFGKSAIEHGIQKEQEVLNIWEKKVIEETELMAARSSNPAGSWKDDTTLHTAQEEESNTAESLHF, from the coding sequence ATGAAGATACAAACAAATGCTGTGAACGTCCTTCAACGGACATCCGCCTACTTAAAGTCAGGATTGTTGAAAGACACACCTGCGTGGTATAATGTTGTGGCGTCCATCCCACCATCCACCAAATTTACACGTGAACCTCATTTTGAGAACCCTTCCAATGGACATACCATAGGTAGACTTGTTGACGTGATAGAAAATCAGCATACTAACAGTAACGGACTATACAAGACAAGACCCAACACAAACGACAAAAGAATAGGTGTGAAAAAGCTATACAAGCCTCCTAAACTAACTTACGTTGAGGACAGACTTAGAACTCTCTTTTATAAACAACATCCATGGGAGTTGTCCAGACCCAAGATTTTAGTGGAGAACGAAATCGGTGATGAAGATTACGATTGGAGCCACATGCTCCAGCTAGGTAAACCACTTGATGGTGAAAGTGTTATTCAAAGGACTATGTACTTACTCAAAACAAAGCAGTATGAGAACACGGTCGAAGCATATGACCATGCCAGATATGAATTCTATGCGTTGAGAATGCAAGAAGAAACACAGCAGCAAGTGGCTTTGGAAGAGGCAGAAATGTTTGGATCCATCTTCGGAAAATCTGCCATTGAACATGGTATACAGAAGGAACAAGAGGTCTTGAACATATGGGAAAAGAAGGTCATTGAAGAAACCGAACTCATGGCAGCTAGATCAAGCAATCCTGCAGGATCGTGGAAGGATGACACTACATTGCATACGGctcaagaagaagaatccaACACCGCCGAGAGCCTCCACTTCTAA
- the SMKI09G0810 gene encoding uncharacterized protein (similar to Saccharomyces cerevisiae YIL092W) produces the protein MADKSSTNDGDSLVTNGHILSQRGSKKAYNKCKKKNVAPSIRWKNFGVARQADDEQQASLILDKMSHLKKFSSNEGDDENLFVQWADDITDTLSGLWCTGIFLKLLISSALSGRAKEWFDSTLEGIDDNVVNAYTLEKFLALLSEEFDGAKLLRRERFTKLLRLPIDSEKSLETFSYISEHLTPYYLSTSAALDLFLTKLEPQFQKELENSVFPMTLDMALLMTACEFAKRASSHRKDRKKNTSDFDIGTSKKRATNLNKKCKTKIIRENNTNRKSNRKKCFSEKELLIPDLKRRKQSECGIQFPLVVPEHKEFPSERKVSVNVCISKNGQSNLSNPPDFHAYLKDTKSQQYADSATSNLINNRLISCTATDKLIGGKVVTMKNENTAYNEPTDGRPSSLENRNRAVKENTLQFMSSNSFKECGKIHDSRTRSISGGNMTISSSQTMHMFSRPGSLAIDHQARNNEVSMSNRIKVVDNYNPFTANLKVSKSSKNVPASMRMDDLSGTVGLKNALRTTYEENESYQLSSKKSYPLNNFAVRTRNAHFNDRPSNYTSAHAITSVTYPSSSSISTIQCFTRPNSKEPSPKKVIISSCMVAQKKELANTKSKEAKNRSSFNEVTNPFLVNVIEKNK, from the coding sequence atgGCTGACAAATCAAGTACcaatgatggtgatagttTAGTTACTAATGGCCACATACTGTCACAGCGAGGCAGCAAGAAGGCTTATAATAAGtgtaaaaagaagaatgtaGCTCCATCCATAAGATGGAAGAATTTTGGTGTCGCAAGACAAGCTGATGACGAGCAACAAGCATCTTTAATACTAGATAAAATGagtcatttgaagaaattcagTTCTAACGAAGgcgatgatgaaaatttattTGTCCAATGGGCCGATGACATTACAGATACCTTATCTGGGCTATGGTGCACTGGAATCTTCTTAAAGCTTCTCATAAGCTCTGCATTATCTGGACGGGCTAAGGAGTGGTTTGATTCAACCTTAGAAGGCATTGATGACAATGTGGTAAACGCTTATACTTTGGAGAAGTTTCTTGCCTTACTATCCGAAGAATTTGATGGAGCAAAACTTTTGAGAAGAGAAAGGTTCACGAAATTATTGAGGTTGCCCATCGATTCTGAAAAGTCATTGGAAACGTTTTCTTATATATCGGAACATCTAACGCCATACTATCTATCGACTAGCGCAGCATTGGATTTGTTTCTTACTAAATTAGAGCcccaatttcaaaaagaattaGAGAATTCAGTATTTCCAATGACCTTGGATATGGCATTATTGATGACAGCCTGTGAGTTTGCGAAGAGAGCATCCAGTCATAGAAAAGacagaaagaagaatacgAGTGATTTTGACATTGGTACCTCAAAGAAGAGGGCTACCAATCTCAACAAGAAGTGCAAGACCAAGATTATAAGGGAAAATAACACCAATCGAAAAAGTAATAGAAAAAAGTGTTTTAGTGAAAAAGAACTACTTATACCCGATCTCAAACGCCGAAAACAAAGTGAATGTGGAATTCAGTTCCCCCTTGTAGTGCCTGAACATAAAGAGTTCCCGTCAGAGAGGAAAGTATCTGTTAATGTATGTATATCGAAAAATGGACAATCCAACTTAAGCAATCCTCCGGACTTTCATGCATACCTCAAAGACACTAAATCTCAGCAATATGCAGATAGCGCAACATCGAATCTGATTAATAATAGATTAATTTCATGTACCGCCACTGATAAACTAATAGGTGGAAAAGTTGTAACTATgaagaatgaaaatacCGCTTATAATGAGCCTACGGATGGAAGACCATCATCTTTGGAAAATAGAAACCGCGCTGTGAAAGAAAACACTCTGCAATTTATGTCTTCCAATTCCTTCAAAGAATGTGGTAAAATACATGATTCAAGGACGAGGAGTATTTCAGGCGGTAATATGACAATTAGTTCATCCCAAACAATGCACATGTTTTCGCGTCCAGGCTCTCTCGCAATCGATCATCAAGcaagaaataatgaagTTAGTATGAGTAATCGAATTAAagttgttgataattataACCCATTCACGGCGAACTTGAAGGTATCAAAGAGTTCCAAAAATGTTCCAGCATCTATGAGAATGGACGACCTAAGCGGTACCGTAGGTCTCAAAAATGCGCTGAGAACCACATATGAAGAGAATGAGAGTTATCAGCTATCATCCAAAAAAAGCTATCCGTTAAATAACTTCGCCGTTCGGACAAGAAATGCCCATTTTAATGACCGTCCTTCTAACTACACATCAGCGCATGCGATTACGAGTGTAACTTATCCATCATCTTCAAGCATTAGTACTATTCAATGCTTCACTAGGCCGAATAGCAAGGAACCTAGTCCTAAGAAGGTAATTATTTCATCTTGTATGGTtgctcaaaaaaaagaactggCGAATACTAAAAGTAAGGAAGCGAAAAACAGAAGTTCTTTCAATGAAGTTACGAACCCTTTTCTTGTGAATgtaatagaaaaaaataaataa